In Gossypium hirsutum isolate 1008001.06 chromosome D01, Gossypium_hirsutum_v2.1, whole genome shotgun sequence, the genomic window CTTTGTATCTTCATGATAACAATCTTGCTGGTTTGATTCCTGCTACATTGGGACTATTAAGGAACTTAAAATTTCTTGATCTTTCGGTTAATTCGCTTACCGGTTCGATTCCCTCAAGTTTTGGGTCTTTTGGAAACATGGAAAGGCTTGAACTTGCTTCAAATTACTTATCTGAGTCAATTCCACCTAGTTTAGGCACTTTACGAGGTCTTCAAGTGTTCAATGTTTCAGATAATAATCTTTCTGGTTCAATTCCTATTCAGTTTGGCAATCTTTCAAGGCTGGTTAAGCTTGATCTTAGTAGGAATTCTTTGTACAGTTCGTTGCCGGAGGAATTAAAGATGTTAAGGAGTTTAAAAATGATGATAATGGAGGATAATGAGCTAGAAGGACGTCTGCCAGTCGATTTGTTTTCAAGTCTTGTTGAGTTGCAAGTTGTGGATTTGAGTAGGAATAAGCTTGATGGTGCTCTTAATGCTACAATTTGGTCAATGCCTAAATTACAGTCCCTTGATGTATCAAGCAACAACTTTACTGGTCCATTTCCGGGTCTTAGATCTAATATTAGTGCTACTACAGCTGCCATGTTCAATCTGTCGAACAATTTCTTTTATGGAACTTTGAATTTTTCACTCGGGATGTTCAGATTCATTGATCTCTCTGGCAACTATTTTGAAGGCAAGGTAGTAGTAAACAACACGAAAAGATACGCTATTATTGACAGGAATTGCCTTCAGGCTTTGAAACAGAGGACTTTGGAGGATTGTAGACTTTTTTACACTGATAGAGGGCTAAGTTTTGATAATTTTGGAGCACCCGACACAATGCAGCCACCTCCTGCAGAATCTAGTTCGGAGAGCAGGAAACGGTTGATATTTATTTTGGCTGGAGTAGTTGGAGGACTTGGCTTCATTGTACTATTGGTTCTGATTCTAGTGCTCGTCTTGAGGCACAATAAGGGCATTGGAAATCAAAGAAGGAATGCAGATGTTGGGCCTGTTCCTGAAGGGGATAGTCCTCAACTTCCGAAAGATCCTACAATAGCTGGTGCTGGAGATCCATTTACATATGAGCAGTTGCTCCTAGCAACTGATAATTTTAGTGAGACGAATCTTATTAAGCAGGGCCACTCAGGTGACCTATTTCGTGGTATCTTGGAAGCTGGGATCCCAGTGGTCATCAAAAGGGTCAGTTTGAGTTCTTTCAAGAAAGAATCATACATGATGGAATTGGATTTATTCAGAAAGCTTTCTCACCCAAGATTTGTCCTGCTTTTGGGGCACTGCTTGGAGCATGAAACTGAGAAGCTTTTGGTATACAAGCATATGCCAAATGGAGATTTAGCCAATTCCTTTTACAGGGCTACCAATTCAGACGATGATAGCCTACAGTCCCTGGATTGGATTACAAGGTTAAAAGTAGCTACTGGAGCTGCTGAAGGACTGTTTCATTTGCACCATGAATGTAATCCTTCCCTAGTTCACAGGTATTTCAGAACATGCTTTTTGCTACTTTTTAGTTCTATTCTCATTGTAATAGTTAATAATCAATGCTTTTAGCTGCTGGAGCTAT contains:
- the LOC107922304 gene encoding probable LRR receptor-like serine/threonine-protein kinase At2g16250, encoding MEAQRNALSIFLLAVILFLIQCVVAQKARLSSPIERRALLDLRASLGLRGKDWPIKSDPCSSWLGIECRNGSVSKISVSGLKRTRLGRLSPKFNVDSMVNLARLVSFNASGFPLPGSIPDSFGNRLANLEVLDLRSCNISGSIPGTLGNLSRLTSLYLHDNNLAGLIPATLGLLRNLKFLDLSVNSLTGSIPSSFGSFGNMERLELASNYLSESIPPSLGTLRGLQVFNVSDNNLSGSIPIQFGNLSRLVKLDLSRNSLYSSLPEELKMLRSLKMMIMEDNELEGRLPVDLFSSLVELQVVDLSRNKLDGALNATIWSMPKLQSLDVSSNNFTGPFPGLRSNISATTAAMFNLSNNFFYGTLNFSLGMFRFIDLSGNYFEGKVVVNNTKRYAIIDRNCLQALKQRTLEDCRLFYTDRGLSFDNFGAPDTMQPPPAESSSESRKRLIFILAGVVGGLGFIVLLVLILVLVLRHNKGIGNQRRNADVGPVPEGDSPQLPKDPTIAGAGDPFTYEQLLLATDNFSETNLIKQGHSGDLFRGILEAGIPVVIKRVSLSSFKKESYMMELDLFRKLSHPRFVLLLGHCLEHETEKLLVYKHMPNGDLANSFYRATNSDDDSLQSLDWITRLKVATGAAEGLFHLHHECNPSLVHRDVQASSILLDDKFEVRLGSLSEVRAQEGDTHQNVLKRLLRKPQTSEPGPSASGSSSTTCAYDVYCFGKVLLELITGKLGIGKAEDASTKEWLEQSLPCISIYEKELVTKIMDPSLIVDEDLLEEVWAMAIVARSCLNPKPSKRPSMKHILKALENPLKVVREESFSSARLRTTSSRQSWGSAFFGSWRQSSSESATIPGHQNREGFSGFRQAGRLGSHGSDGIEHSSSRKRLSNEVFPEPMEMQDMEMLDEN